ATATTCGGCCTGCTCGGGCGACAGCGGCAGGTTCTGCGGCAAGCGAGGCATGCGCGCCTGCTTTTCCTGCGTCGGCTGCGTACTGGCCCACGCCGTGCCGACCAAACCCGTGATTATCGACACCGCGACGACGGCGGACCAGCGACGGGTCTTGCGAGACACCTCCGTTATTAGCATTTGACTTGCCCTCGGTTATTTTGGACCGCAAACGATATAACACCAAGGATTAACAAGTCAATTTAACAGACGAATTATCAATATATTTTATTTGATTGAATTATTGGCATCCGCAACTCCATTTTCAAAACAATCCGATCGGGCGGCGGAGCGCCCGCAGCGCCCGTATACGGCATGTTCTCCGTCGCCCATGTCTCACCGATCGCTTGCAAGGCAGCGGCACTTTCAATTCGACATGCGAATGAACGGAAGCCGACCGGCGGCTTCGATCCGGACCGTCGTGTTGCGAAGCGGCGTCCCGCGCGCCGTCTGTCCGGTTTTGCGCGGCCTTTACGTGCGCGATGCGTTCGGCCGACGGCGCGCGCCGACGGACGCGCGGCCAGCGGCACACACGAGGCGCGTCTTCGGCGGCCGGCCGCACTGCATGCTTCATCGTCAATCGAGATCGGCGACCAGCGCGTGATATTCGCGCTCACCGGACACGAAGCGGTGAACGGGCCGATATCCGAGCTTCGCAACCGCATTGGCTGATCGCCCGTTATCGACGGCAATGAAGCTGATTGCGTTCTTGAAATGCGTTTTGGCGGAAGCGATCGCGAAATCGATCATTTTTTCTAGAATTCCTTTTCCACGCGCCACCTGACTCAGGCACATCGGACCGAATAGACATACGGTATCGGATAAGTCTTCCGACGCATATTCGCCGCGCTTTTCGAACGATGCGACGAGTGCATCGATGATCGTATTGCCGCGCCATGGATCGAGGCGGGAAATGCAGAAAAATCCGGCGAATTCCGTCTGTTCGTAGGCGACGACGATGCCGATGTCCGACGCGATCGCGTCGACCTTCTGCTCGGGAATTTCCGCGGAAAGGAAGCCGTTCTTGCGTTCCGCCTCGGTGAGATTGGCGATCTGATTCGCCTTTTGCAATGACAGGATGTTCAGGTAATCCCCGGAATGGGCCATTCTGACCACGGTCGATTCAGTCATGTCTATTTATTTTTAAAACGAAAGATGGCGATTCTATAGAAAATTACACTTTGAAATCTAGAATGTTCATACAAATCGAGAAGCGCCGTCACCTATATTTCGCCATTGCGATTCGAAAAAAATGACATCGAAATCGCGCTTGGTTATTGATTTATCTATCGTTTATCGAAACGGCCCGCCCATCGATCGATGCAGTCGCCGGCCGCGACATCGCTCGCGACGTCACGCGAATCGATCTCCCTCGCCCGCCTCGTCGAACGCGATGCCGTCGCGCATCGCGATTCGGCATTCGCGCGCGATCGCGCCCGCGCGACGGACCGGTCCTCGAACGCCTCATGCGTCGCGCACTGCCTTGCCTTCCACCGGCTGCCTCGACGGCTTCATCGACCGCGTCAACGAGCCTCTCGCCCCATTCCGTCGATCGTCCCGCGCACGCGGTCATTCGAGCCTTCCCCAAACCCCAAGCCGTTCGCCGCCGGCCATTTCCGCTCGTGCCGGTCGGTTAGAATCGCGTGCAATCAATCCGAAAGCTTCCCTCCGAGGGCAATCGAGCGATGAAGCACGACGACAAGCACAACACACCGAACCGAACGACCGCTCGGCTGCTCTGGCGCATCGGCGCCGTCGCGGCGCTCGGCGCCGCCGCCGCGCTGTCGCTGCGGGCCGACGCGGCGCGCACGACGAGCGTGTCGCCGCAAGGCACCGTCGCCGAAGTGCGGCAGACCGTCGTCAAGTTCGACGAAGCGATGGTCGCGTTCGGCTCGGCGTCCGCGCCGGACCCGGCGCGCGTCTCCTGTACCGATTCGGCGGCCGGCCGCGGCCAGGGACACTGGCTCGACGGCAAGACGTGGGCCTATGACTTCGAGAACGACCTGCCGCCCGGCGTGCGCTGCACGGTCTCGCTCAACGACGCGCTGCGCTCGGTCGCCGGCCACGCCGCGACCGGCCCGCGCCGCTTCACGTTCGAGACGGGCGGCCCGTTCCCCGTGTCCGTGCGGCCGGGCTCGCGCGAGATCGAGGAGCGGCAGGTCTTCGTCGTCAAGCTGAACGGCCCGGCCGACGTACGCTCGGCGCTCGCGAACATCTGGTGCGAGGCGGCCGGCATCGGCAACCGCATTCCGGTCGAGCCCGCCGAAGCGTCGACGCGCGCCGCGCTGCTCGATCATTTCCGCTGGAAAAAGGACGCCGCGCGCGTGCTGACGCTGTCGTGCGCGCAGGCGCTGCCCGCGAGCGCGAAGATGCAGCTCGTCTACGGCAAGGGCGTCGCGAGCCCGAGCGGCATCGCGAACGACACCGAGCGGCGCTTCGACTACACGGTCCGCGCGCCGTTCGCCGCGAGCTTCTCGTGCGAACGCGAGAACGCGAAGGCGCCGTGCACGCCGCTGCGCCCGCTGACCCTGTCGTTCAACGCGCCGATCGCGCGCCGGTCCGCCGAAAAGATCCGGCTGCGCGGCCCGGACGGCGCAATCGAGCCGTTCTTCAAGCCCGACGACCGGTCGGAGGAAGTCACGAACGTCCAGTTCGCCGCGCCGCTGCCCGCGCAGGCCGCGTTGACGCTCGAGCTGCCGTCCGGCCTGCGCGACGTCACCGGGCGCACGCTGTCCAACGCCGACCTGTTTCCGCTCGCGACGCGCACCGCACCGATGCCGCCGCTCGCGAAATTCTCGTCGGGCGCGTTCGGCATCGTCGAG
This genomic stretch from Burkholderia oklahomensis C6786 harbors:
- a CDS encoding acetyltransferase, whose product is MTESTVVRMAHSGDYLNILSLQKANQIANLTEAERKNGFLSAEIPEQKVDAIASDIGIVVAYEQTEFAGFFCISRLDPWRGNTIIDALVASFEKRGEYASEDLSDTVCLFGPMCLSQVARGKGILEKMIDFAIASAKTHFKNAISFIAVDNGRSANAVAKLGYRPVHRFVSGEREYHALVADLD